A single genomic interval of Lacrimispora sphenoides JCM 1415 harbors:
- a CDS encoding PRD domain-containing protein, whose translation MKIVKFLNNNAALVLDGQERELVVMGKGIAHLSNKNEEISREMIDKIFILDDRSQLAQYTQLFSEIPGAIFELAGRFVTKAKEDLNRTLQNSLVISLADHLNSMVARGKLGAYLENRMLWDIKKMYQDEFRLSRELVAEFNNIYDTLYDDHEAATLAMHFVNAELESGMEHAGKITKLIGEILNIVKYHFLIDYDEESYAYYRFVTHLRVLAQRIFQGSQLNDADMSEILKDHLSERYEATFQCVKKIRDFFWIHYQYCFTEQEGLYLAIHIIKILDDNIKID comes from the coding sequence ATGAAGATTGTCAAATTTTTAAACAATAATGCCGCACTGGTCTTAGACGGACAGGAGCGGGAACTGGTTGTCATGGGGAAGGGAATCGCTCATTTATCCAATAAAAATGAGGAGATATCACGTGAAATGATTGATAAAATATTCATTTTAGATGATCGCTCTCAGCTTGCTCAGTATACTCAGCTATTTTCGGAAATACCGGGTGCGATTTTTGAATTGGCCGGCCGTTTTGTTACAAAAGCCAAAGAGGACTTGAACCGTACCTTGCAGAATTCTCTTGTCATATCACTGGCAGACCATTTAAACAGCATGGTTGCGCGTGGGAAACTGGGGGCTTATCTGGAGAACAGAATGCTTTGGGATATAAAGAAGATGTATCAGGATGAATTCCGGCTAAGCAGGGAGCTGGTGGCGGAATTTAATAATATTTATGATACCTTGTATGACGATCATGAAGCAGCAACCCTTGCCATGCATTTTGTCAATGCAGAATTGGAATCCGGGATGGAACATGCAGGGAAGATAACAAAACTCATTGGTGAGATTTTAAACATAGTGAAATATCATTTTTTAATTGATTATGACGAAGAAAGTTATGCCTATTACCGCTTTGTAACTCACTTGCGTGTTCTTGCCCAACGGATATTCCAGGGGTCTCAATTAAATGATGCCGATATGAGTGAGATATTAAAAGACCACTTAAGCGAACGGTACGAAGCTACGTTTCAGTGTGTAAAAAAAATCAGGGATTTTTTTTGGATCCATTATCAATATTGCTTTACAGAGCAGGAAGGATTATATCTGGCGATCCATATCATTAAGATCCTTGATGACAATATAAAAATAGACTAG
- a CDS encoding cation-translocating P-type ATPase codes for MTNNKGHMAGLTSAEAKRLQEQFGKNELTPQKMESFFKKVFHIICEPMFLLLIVAAIIYFILGEPRDGAIMLVFVVGVISIDVIQEWKTDKTLHALKDLSAPHVTVIRDGIEQIIASIDLVPGDLMTICEGVKIPADGMIVKCNDLCVDESSLTGEAEGVWKLCADESSFICEAEGVWKFSADCADSADDYWRRDYCYAGTLVTQGTATVYVDKIGAATEYGKIGANVAAAPDEDTPLQKQTRSLVKLCAGIAAVLFALVAIFTWFNIPDHTFQDRLIESILSGITLAMAMIPEEFPVILTVFLSMGAWRLAKKQSLVRKLPSVETLGAVSVLCVDKTGTITMNQMTVQDVWALDGNDYALCETMGLGCETDVYDPMEKAMLSHCSNLGITREHLFNGELVSEYAFTNELKMMGHIWRRNGELVIAAKGSPERILTICNLKEEERETVDNKIMEMSMEGLRVIAVAAAKLQSEAEIPAEITGCSLTLCGLIGLADPPRESVKADIAVCSKAGIRVVMITGDNGITASSIAKKINMPNSDHIITGDMLNEMSDEELRDKVKDVSIFSRVIPEHKMRIVKAFKENGEIVAMTGDGVNDAPAMKYADIGIAMGKRGSEVSREAAGLILMDDNFTTIVETVKDGRRIYDNIRKAVGYVFTIHIPIAFASLLAPMLGIGPTALLLMPLHVVLMELFIDPTCSIVLERQPAEMDIMNRKPRDPNEKMLTPTLLFKSVLQGLIIFAVSFGTYYTLLDGNEANAPTARAMGLTIIMLSNLFLVQVNSSDHDFAVQSIKRLAKDKVMWAANFGTFAMLGIILYSPLNTFLKLAPLSATMLFTAIGIAAFAVFWYEAVKLIKKMQKSNVTLDH; via the coding sequence ATGACAAACAACAAAGGTCACATGGCAGGTTTGACATCTGCCGAAGCAAAGCGATTGCAGGAACAATTTGGCAAAAACGAATTGACGCCGCAGAAAATGGAGAGTTTTTTTAAGAAGGTCTTTCACATTATCTGTGAGCCCATGTTTTTGCTGCTGATTGTTGCTGCAATCATCTATTTTATTCTGGGAGAACCCAGAGACGGTGCCATCATGCTTGTTTTTGTAGTGGGTGTCATCAGCATTGATGTTATACAGGAATGGAAAACAGACAAGACGCTACATGCGCTGAAGGATTTATCAGCACCTCATGTAACGGTAATCCGCGATGGCATTGAACAGATCATTGCCAGTATTGATCTTGTTCCCGGCGACTTAATGACGATCTGTGAGGGCGTCAAAATACCTGCAGACGGTATGATAGTTAAGTGCAACGACTTATGCGTAGATGAATCCTCCCTCACCGGCGAAGCTGAGGGTGTTTGGAAGTTATGCGCTGATGAATCCTCCTTTATCTGCGAAGCTGAGGGTGTTTGGAAATTTTCTGCTGATTGTGCTGATTCCGCTGATGACTACTGGCGCCGGGACTATTGTTATGCAGGTACCCTGGTCACCCAGGGCACGGCAACTGTTTATGTCGATAAAATCGGTGCTGCCACGGAATACGGCAAGATCGGTGCAAATGTGGCCGCAGCTCCTGATGAAGATACTCCTTTGCAAAAACAAACCCGAAGTCTTGTTAAGCTATGCGCAGGAATCGCTGCGGTACTGTTTGCCCTTGTGGCCATATTTACATGGTTCAATATTCCGGACCATACGTTTCAGGACCGGTTGATTGAAAGCATTCTATCCGGCATTACCCTTGCTATGGCAATGATACCAGAGGAATTTCCGGTTATTCTTACCGTATTTCTTTCCATGGGCGCCTGGAGGCTTGCAAAAAAACAGTCTTTGGTGCGTAAGCTGCCTTCCGTGGAAACCTTGGGTGCGGTATCAGTCCTTTGCGTAGATAAAACCGGTACCATTACCATGAATCAAATGACAGTGCAGGATGTGTGGGCACTGGATGGAAATGATTATGCATTATGTGAAACCATGGGACTTGGCTGTGAAACAGACGTTTATGATCCCATGGAAAAAGCTATGCTTTCCCATTGCAGCAATCTTGGCATCACCAGGGAACATCTTTTTAACGGAGAGCTGGTCAGCGAGTACGCGTTTACCAATGAGCTGAAAATGATGGGTCATATCTGGCGCAGAAACGGTGAGTTAGTCATTGCTGCGAAAGGTTCCCCTGAACGGATTCTGACCATCTGCAATCTTAAGGAGGAAGAAAGAGAAACCGTCGACAATAAGATCATGGAAATGTCCATGGAAGGTCTTCGTGTCATTGCAGTCGCTGCTGCGAAACTCCAAAGCGAAGCAGAGATACCGGCTGAGATCACGGGCTGCTCCTTGACACTCTGCGGCTTGATCGGGCTTGCCGATCCTCCCCGGGAAAGTGTGAAAGCAGACATTGCCGTCTGCAGCAAGGCCGGTATTCGTGTAGTGATGATTACAGGTGATAATGGCATTACCGCTTCTTCCATTGCTAAAAAAATCAATATGCCCAACAGCGATCATATTATTACAGGCGATATGCTAAACGAAATGAGTGATGAAGAGCTCCGCGATAAAGTAAAAGATGTTTCCATCTTCTCCCGTGTTATACCGGAACACAAAATGCGGATCGTTAAGGCATTTAAGGAAAACGGCGAAATTGTTGCCATGACAGGCGATGGGGTAAATGATGCCCCTGCAATGAAATACGCCGATATTGGTATTGCCATGGGAAAGCGGGGCAGCGAAGTTTCCCGTGAAGCCGCCGGTCTGATCCTGATGGATGACAATTTTACCACGATTGTGGAGACCGTAAAGGATGGCAGACGTATTTATGATAACATCCGCAAGGCGGTAGGCTATGTATTTACCATCCACATCCCGATTGCATTTGCTTCCTTGCTTGCCCCTATGCTTGGCATCGGGCCCACTGCGCTTTTACTGATGCCGCTGCATGTTGTGCTGATGGAGCTGTTCATTGACCCGACCTGTTCCATTGTACTGGAGCGGCAGCCTGCCGAAATGGATATCATGAATCGAAAACCACGTGATCCGAACGAAAAGATGCTCACTCCAACCCTTCTTTTTAAAAGCGTCCTGCAGGGTCTCATTATATTTGCCGTTTCATTCGGCACCTATTATACCTTACTTGACGGAAATGAAGCAAATGCACCCACAGCCCGAGCCATGGGGCTTACCATCATCATGCTTTCCAATCTGTTCCTGGTACAGGTAAACAGCTCTGACCACGATTTTGCAGTACAGTCCATAAAACGTCTTGCAAAAGACAAGGTGATGTGGGCAGCGAACTTTGGAACATTTGCAATGCTTGGAATCATTTTGTATTCTCCGTTAAATACGTTTTTAAAGCTGGCTCCGCTGTCTGCAACCATGCTTTTCACTGCTATAGGCATTGCTGCATTCGCAGTATTCTGGTATGAAGCAGTAAAGCTGATAAAAAAGATGCAAAAAAGTAATGTAACATTAGACCATTAG
- a CDS encoding YjdF family protein — protein MRKTGTRLTVFFEEPFWVGICEREFDGRYEACKITFGAEPKDYEIYDFILKNYNRLRFSPSLEASPMTERRINPKKMQRDIEKHLQNTGVGTKAQQALKLQQEQVKSERKSRSREQREAEKERQFELRQEKRKEKHRGH, from the coding sequence ATGAGAAAGACTGGTACCAGGCTGACTGTATTCTTTGAGGAGCCCTTTTGGGTGGGCATCTGTGAGCGTGAATTTGATGGAAGATATGAAGCTTGCAAAATCACCTTTGGAGCAGAACCAAAGGACTACGAAATCTACGATTTCATACTCAAAAACTATAACAGGCTGCGGTTTAGTCCATCTCTGGAAGCGTCACCAATGACTGAACGGCGCATCAACCCCAAGAAAATGCAGAGGGACATCGAAAAGCATCTGCAAAATACCGGGGTTGGAACAAAGGCGCAGCAGGCTTTGAAGCTTCAACAAGAGCAGGTAAAATCGGAGCGCAAATCCCGTTCCCGTGAACAGCGGGAAGCTGAGAAAGAACGCCAATTTGAACTGCGGCAGGAAAAACGCAAGGAAAAGCACAGGGGGCATTGA